The region AACCCCGACGGCACGACCGCCGGTGGCATCCAGGACATCTCCGTCGCCGGCCTGGCCTCGCAGGCGCGCGCGACCACGACGGCGACGCTCAAGGGCAACCTGCAGTCGGACGCGCCGCTCATCACGGGCGGCTTCGACCCGACCTCGTTCCAGACCGCCTTTGCGACCAGCAACTTCTCGACTTCGGCGCGCACCTTCGACTCGCTCGGCAAGGCGCACGACGTCTCGGTGTTCTTCACCCGCACCGGAACGAACGCTTGGGACGTCCACTACGGCGTCGACGCCGGCGACACCGGCGGCACGCCGGGCGCGCTCCAGATCGTCGGCAACGGGACGCTCACCTTCAACAGCGACGGTACCGTGGCGACGACGGGCGGCAACACCGCGAGCGTCACGTTCTCCGGGGCCACGGCGCAGACGATCACCTTCAACCTCGGCACCGCCGGCAACCTCGACGGCATGGGGCAGTTTGCCAGCCCCTCGGGCATCAACTTCGTCTCGCAGGACGGGTTCGGCTCGGGCGGGCTCGTCAGCCTGAACGTCGACTCGCGCGGCATCATGACCGGCACCTTCGACAACGGCCAGACCCGGCCGCTCTTCCAGCTCGCGATCGCGCACTTCGCCGCCCCCGAGGGCCTCACCCCCAGCGGCAACCAGCTCTACCGGGCGTCGGTCGACTCGGGCCCGGCCGCCATCGCCACCGCGGGCTCGCAGGGCAACGGGACGATCGTGTCCTCGGCACTCGAGCAGTCGAACGTGCAGATCGCCCAGGAGTTCATCGACCTCATCAGCACGCAGCGGTCGTTCCAGGCGAACGCCCGCGTGATCACCGCGAGCGACTCGCTGCTGGGCGACCT is a window of Deltaproteobacteria bacterium DNA encoding:
- a CDS encoding flagellar hook-basal body complex protein, producing the protein NPDGTTAGGIQDISVAGLASQARATTTATLKGNLQSDAPLITGGFDPTSFQTAFATSNFSTSARTFDSLGKAHDVSVFFTRTGTNAWDVHYGVDAGDTGGTPGALQIVGNGTLTFNSDGTVATTGGNTASVTFSGATAQTITFNLGTAGNLDGMGQFASPSGINFVSQDGFGSGGLVSLNVDSRGIMTGTFDNGQTRPLFQLAIAHFAAPEGLTPSGNQLYRASVDSGPAAIATAGSQGNGTIVSSALEQSNVQIAQEFIDLISTQRSFQANARVITASDSLLGDLINIIR